One Halioglobus japonicus DNA segment encodes these proteins:
- the groL gene encoding chaperonin GroEL (60 kDa chaperone family; promotes refolding of misfolded polypeptides especially under stressful conditions; forms two stacked rings of heptamers to form a barrel-shaped 14mer; ends can be capped by GroES; misfolded proteins enter the barrel where they are refolded when GroES binds), producing the protein MSAKDVFFGDDARSRMLNGVNTLANAVKATLGPKGRNVILDKAFGAPTVTKDGVSVAKEIELEDKFENMGAQMVKEVASQASDVAGDGTTTATVLAQSIVNEGLKSVAAGMNPMDLKRGIDKAVAAAVEKILEASIACEDSKAIAQVGTISANSDAQVGDIIAEAMDKVGKEGVITVEEGSGLENELDVVEGMQFDRGYLSPYFINNQDSMSVESEAPFILLVDKKISNIRELLPLLEQVAKASKPLVIIAEDVEGEALATLVVNNMRGIVKVAACKAPGFGDRRKAMLQDIAILTGGTVISEEVGLDLESATLEHLGTAKRVTMDKDNSTIIDGAGEAAAIQARVGEIRTQIENTSSDYDREKLQERVAKLAGGVAVIKVGAATEIEMKEKKARVEDALHATRAAVEEGVVAGGGVALVRAVAAIKGLEGDNEDQNHGIAAALRAMEGPLRQIVGNAGDEASVVLDKVSNGEGNFGYNAGTGEYGDMIEMGILDPAKVTRTALQAAGSVAGLMITTEVMVADAPQDAAAAAPAMPDMGGMGGMGGMM; encoded by the coding sequence ATGTCAGCAAAAGACGTATTTTTTGGCGACGACGCTCGCTCTCGCATGCTCAACGGCGTGAACACACTCGCCAACGCCGTTAAGGCAACTCTCGGCCCCAAGGGTCGCAACGTAATCCTCGACAAAGCCTTTGGCGCTCCTACCGTCACTAAAGACGGTGTATCTGTTGCCAAGGAAATCGAACTGGAAGACAAGTTCGAAAACATGGGCGCGCAGATGGTGAAGGAAGTTGCTTCCCAGGCTTCTGACGTGGCTGGTGACGGTACTACTACTGCCACAGTACTGGCTCAGTCCATCGTCAACGAAGGCTTGAAGTCTGTTGCCGCTGGTATGAACCCGATGGACCTCAAGCGCGGTATCGACAAGGCTGTTGCGGCTGCCGTTGAGAAGATCCTGGAAGCTTCCATTGCCTGTGAAGATTCCAAGGCGATTGCCCAGGTAGGCACTATCTCTGCTAACTCCGACGCCCAGGTAGGTGACATCATCGCCGAAGCCATGGACAAGGTTGGCAAAGAAGGCGTTATCACTGTTGAAGAAGGTTCCGGCCTCGAAAACGAGCTGGACGTGGTTGAAGGTATGCAGTTTGACCGAGGTTACCTGTCTCCCTACTTCATCAACAACCAGGACAGCATGAGCGTCGAATCCGAAGCGCCCTTCATCCTGCTGGTAGACAAGAAGATCTCCAACATCCGCGAACTGCTGCCCCTGCTGGAGCAGGTTGCCAAGGCTTCCAAGCCGCTGGTCATCATCGCCGAAGATGTTGAAGGCGAAGCCCTGGCCACCCTGGTTGTGAACAACATGCGCGGCATTGTTAAAGTTGCTGCCTGTAAGGCACCTGGATTCGGTGACCGTCGTAAGGCCATGCTGCAGGATATCGCTATCCTGACCGGCGGTACTGTGATCTCTGAAGAAGTGGGCCTGGACCTCGAGTCCGCCACTCTGGAACACCTGGGCACCGCCAAGCGCGTAACCATGGACAAAGACAACAGCACTATCATCGACGGTGCTGGTGAAGCTGCTGCTATCCAGGCGCGTGTGGGCGAGATCCGCACCCAGATCGAAAACACTTCTTCCGACTACGATCGTGAGAAGCTGCAGGAGCGCGTTGCCAAGCTGGCTGGCGGTGTTGCAGTCATCAAGGTTGGCGCCGCCACCGAGATCGAAATGAAAGAGAAGAAAGCCCGCGTTGAAGACGCCCTGCACGCGACCCGCGCTGCGGTGGAAGAGGGTGTTGTTGCCGGCGGTGGTGTTGCCCTGGTGCGCGCTGTTGCGGCTATCAAAGGTCTGGAAGGCGACAATGAAGACCAGAACCACGGCATTGCAGCTGCGCTGCGCGCCATGGAAGGTCCTCTGCGCCAGATCGTCGGCAACGCTGGTGACGAAGCCTCTGTGGTACTGGACAAGGTCAGCAATGGCGAAGGCAACTTCGGCTACAACGCTGGCACTGGCGAGTACGGCGACATGATCGAGATGGGTATTCTCGACCCCGCTAAGGTAACCCGCACTGCGCTGCAGGCCGCTGGTTCCGTGGCTGGTCTGATGATCACCACCGAGGTAATGGTTGCCGATGCACCTCAGGATGCGGCTGCGGCGGCACCTGCCATGCCAGACATGGGCGGCATGGGCGGCATGGGCGGCATGATGTAA
- a CDS encoding crotonase/enoyl-CoA hydratase family protein, which translates to MSQIVTFTEEEKYCLIQMDDGKANAISFVMLEQLGAAFDQAEAAGKVVVLAGRAGKFSAGFDLSVMGQGGDAMMDLVTRGGDLARRMLTFPTPVVLAVTGHALAMGAIMLMSADYRIGASGPFKLGLNEVAIGMTLPYFGVEIARAKLAPAHFDRAVNCGVLYNADGGVAAGYVDEAVDVDGVMARAVAVAEQLSGINMAAHKATKERVRAPLFAALEQAQQLDAESLKALMA; encoded by the coding sequence ATGTCACAAATCGTCACCTTCACCGAAGAAGAAAAGTACTGCCTGATCCAGATGGATGACGGCAAGGCCAATGCCATTTCATTTGTGATGCTCGAGCAGCTTGGTGCTGCGTTCGATCAGGCTGAAGCCGCGGGCAAGGTCGTTGTCCTTGCGGGGCGCGCTGGCAAGTTTTCGGCGGGCTTCGATCTCTCCGTTATGGGGCAGGGTGGCGATGCGATGATGGATCTCGTTACCCGTGGTGGCGATCTGGCCCGGCGTATGCTGACCTTCCCAACCCCGGTAGTGCTGGCCGTTACCGGCCATGCCCTGGCCATGGGTGCGATTATGCTGATGTCGGCCGATTACCGTATTGGAGCCTCAGGGCCCTTTAAGCTGGGTCTGAATGAGGTAGCTATCGGTATGACGCTGCCTTACTTCGGGGTAGAGATTGCCCGGGCCAAGCTTGCCCCGGCGCATTTTGATCGGGCCGTTAACTGTGGCGTATTGTACAACGCTGACGGTGGTGTAGCGGCGGGCTACGTGGATGAAGCCGTTGATGTGGACGGTGTGATGGCGCGTGCTGTTGCTGTGGCAGAACAGTTGTCTGGCATTAATATGGCTGCGCACAAGGCCACCAAGGAACGCGTTCGCGCGCCGCTGTTTGCCGCGCTTGAGCAGGCACAGCAGTTGGATGCGGAGAGCCTCAAGGCACTGATGGCCTGA
- a CDS encoding Fe-Mn family superoxide dismutase — MAFELPALPYAKDALEPHISAETLEFHYGKHHQTYVDKLNGLAAANGLEGKTLEEVVKTSEGGVFNNAAQIWNHSFYWNCLSPNGGGEATDDIAAAIDAAFGSFDAFKTAFTESAINNFGSSWTWLVKNADGSVAIVNTSNAATPLTEEGVTPLLTVDLWEHAYYIDYRNARPKYMAAFWALVNWEFVNANFA, encoded by the coding sequence ATGGCCTTTGAACTGCCTGCCCTGCCCTACGCCAAAGATGCGCTCGAGCCCCACATCTCCGCCGAGACGCTGGAATTCCACTACGGCAAACACCACCAGACTTACGTCGACAAACTGAATGGCCTGGCCGCAGCCAATGGCCTGGAAGGCAAAACTCTCGAAGAAGTCGTAAAAACCTCTGAAGGCGGCGTCTTCAACAACGCGGCCCAGATCTGGAACCACAGCTTTTACTGGAACTGCCTGAGCCCCAATGGCGGCGGCGAAGCCACCGACGATATCGCTGCAGCCATCGATGCAGCCTTCGGATCTTTCGACGCGTTCAAGACAGCCTTCACCGAAAGCGCCATCAACAACTTCGGCTCTTCCTGGACCTGGCTGGTCAAAAATGCAGACGGCTCCGTGGCCATCGTTAACACTTCCAATGCTGCTACCCCGCTGACTGAAGAAGGCGTGACACCGCTGCTGACAGTCGATCTGTGGGAGCACGCCTACTACATCGACTATCGCAATGCGCGCCCCAAGTACATGGCAGCCTTCTGGGCGCTGGTTAACTGGGAATTCGTCAACGCGAACTTCGCCTGA